In Streptomyces sp. NBC_01551, one DNA window encodes the following:
- a CDS encoding amino acid permease — translation MNSPFRTKTVEQSIRDTEEPEHALRKSLSAWDLTVFGVGVIIGTGIFVLTGIAARNNAGPATALAFVAAGIVCALAALCYAEFASTVPVAGSAYTFSYASIGELPAWIIGWDLVLEFALGTAVVAVGWSGYVRHLMDTNLGWTLPTSLSGPDAGGHFDLLAFLLILALTAILVVGTKLSARITAIVVAIKVFVVLLVIVAGLFFIKADNYSPFIPPAQPQAEGVSGWHAPLVQLLFGYEPTNFGVMGIFTAASLIFFAFIGFDVVATAAEETKNPQRDMPRGILGSLLICTVLYVAVTLVVTGMQKYTEMSPTAPLAEAFKSVNQPFFSGAISLGAAVGLITVSMILLLGQTRVFFAMSRDGLLPRVFSVTHPKYRTPYRATILLGCVIAVVAGFTSLEKLAELVNIGTLFAFVLVALGVIILRRTRPDLHRAFRTPWVPLIPILSIAASFWLMLNLPAETWVRFGVWMAIGIVVYFAYGRSHSRLGQVGADAKF, via the coding sequence ATGAACAGTCCCTTCCGCACCAAGACGGTGGAGCAGTCCATCCGCGACACGGAGGAGCCGGAACACGCGCTCCGGAAGTCGCTCTCCGCCTGGGACCTGACGGTCTTCGGTGTCGGCGTGATCATCGGTACCGGCATCTTCGTCCTCACGGGCATCGCAGCCCGGAACAACGCCGGACCCGCCACCGCCCTCGCCTTCGTGGCGGCGGGCATCGTCTGCGCCCTCGCGGCGCTCTGCTACGCCGAGTTCGCTTCCACCGTGCCGGTGGCCGGCTCGGCGTACACCTTCTCGTACGCCTCGATCGGTGAGCTGCCCGCCTGGATCATCGGCTGGGACCTGGTGCTGGAGTTCGCACTCGGCACCGCCGTCGTGGCGGTCGGCTGGTCCGGCTACGTGCGCCACCTCATGGACACCAACCTCGGCTGGACCCTGCCGACCTCCCTGTCCGGACCCGACGCAGGCGGTCACTTCGACCTGCTGGCCTTCCTGCTGATCCTGGCGCTGACCGCGATCCTGGTCGTCGGGACGAAGCTCTCGGCGCGGATCACCGCGATCGTGGTCGCCATCAAGGTCTTCGTGGTCCTGCTGGTCATCGTCGCGGGCCTGTTCTTCATCAAGGCCGACAACTACTCGCCGTTCATCCCCCCGGCCCAGCCACAGGCCGAGGGCGTCAGCGGCTGGCACGCGCCACTGGTCCAGCTGCTCTTCGGCTACGAGCCCACCAACTTCGGCGTCATGGGCATCTTCACCGCGGCCTCCCTCATCTTCTTCGCCTTCATCGGCTTCGACGTCGTGGCCACGGCGGCCGAGGAGACCAAGAACCCCCAGCGGGACATGCCGCGCGGCATCCTCGGCTCGCTGCTGATCTGCACCGTGCTCTACGTCGCCGTGACGCTGGTGGTCACCGGCATGCAGAAGTACACGGAGATGTCGCCGACCGCGCCACTGGCCGAAGCCTTCAAATCGGTGAACCAGCCCTTCTTCTCCGGCGCCATCAGCCTCGGCGCGGCCGTCGGTCTGATCACCGTGAGCATGATCCTGCTGCTCGGCCAGACCCGCGTGTTCTTCGCGATGAGCCGTGACGGACTGCTGCCGCGCGTCTTCTCCGTCACCCACCCCAAGTACCGCACCCCCTACCGGGCGACCATCCTGCTCGGCTGCGTCATCGCCGTCGTGGCGGGCTTCACCAGCCTGGAGAAGCTCGCGGAACTGGTGAACATCGGCACCCTGTTCGCCTTCGTGCTCGTCGCCCTCGGCGTGATCATCCTGCGCCGGACCCGTCCCGACCTGCACCGGGCCTTCCGTACCCCGTGGGTGCCGCTGATCCCGATCCTGTCGATCGCGGCCTCGTTCTGGCTGATGCTCAACCTGCCGGCCGAGACCTGGGTCCGCTTCGGCGTCTGGATGGCGATCGGCATCGTCGTCTACTTCGCCTACGGACGCTCGCACAGCCGCCTCGGCCAGGTCGGCGCGGACGCGAAGTTCTAG